A genomic window from Salvelinus alpinus chromosome 10, SLU_Salpinus.1, whole genome shotgun sequence includes:
- the LOC139532503 gene encoding myb/SANT-like DNA-binding domain-containing protein 4 isoform X2, translated as MATRAAYFSPSEAQILMEAYEEVKDIIKKKGNTATVIKQREKAWQSIADRLNALNMNGPKRTWQQVKIKYKNILQNAVKKNTHRQGTGGGSPKADLTPAEDMALELNKGRPVLEGIPGGKETSIGSSQDATRFIQVSGSTVFLLEPPAQAPDDADPGEGPSAAATAHDGDDDEEETISLDSRRHEDPDAIQWENQPGNISSQAIRKLYGNHLRRQIELADIDIQYKKKKMENLALESEIKKRTIRKLDLEIKKLEREVRYAFNVHCMLTVTQMY; from the exons atggcaactagagccgcgtacttttccccgtcggaagcacaaatcctcatggaggcatacgaggaggtaaaagatataattaagaagaaaggcaacaccgccacagtgataaagcaaagagaaaaagcgtggcaaagtattgcagaccgcctgaatgc attaaacatgaacgggccaaaacggacatggcagcaggtcaaaatcaaatacaagaacattctgcagaatg cagtgaaaaagaatacccacagacaaggcacgggtggtgggtcaccaaaggctgaccttaccccagcagaggacatggccttggagctaaataaaggcaggcccgtcttagaggggatccctggggggaaagagacgagcataggttcctcccaagatgccacccgcttcattcaag tgtctggcagcactgtgttcctgttagagccaccagcacaagcaccagatgatgctgatcca ggtgaaggccccagtgcagcagcaacagcacatgatggagacgatgatgaggaggagaccatctctctggattccagaaggcatgag gacccagatgctatacagtgggaaaaccagcctggcaacata agctcacaagctatcagaaagttgtatggcaaccacctccggcgccaaatagaactggcagacatagacattcagtacaagaagaaaaagatggaaaatcttgcactggagtccgaaataaaaaagaggacaattaggaaactggaccttgaaataaaaaaacttgagagggaggtgagatatgccttcaatgtacactgtatgctaactgtaacacaaatgtattaa
- the LOC139532503 gene encoding myb/SANT-like DNA-binding domain-containing protein 4 isoform X3 has translation MATRAAYFSPSEAQILMEAYEEVKDIIKKKGNTATVIKQREKAWQSIADRLNALNMNGPKRTWQQVKIKYKNILQNAVKKNTHRQGTGGGSPKADLTPAEDMALELNKGRPVLEGIPGGKETSIGSSQDATRFIQVSGSTVFLLEPPAQAPDDADPGEGPSAAATAHDGDDDEEETISLDSRRHEDPDAIQWENQPGNISSQAIRKLYGNHLRRQIELADIDIQYKKKKMENLALESEIKKRTIRKLDLEIKKLERELQEDDTAQNKN, from the exons atggcaactagagccgcgtacttttccccgtcggaagcacaaatcctcatggaggcatacgaggaggtaaaagatataattaagaagaaaggcaacaccgccacagtgataaagcaaagagaaaaagcgtggcaaagtattgcagaccgcctgaatgc attaaacatgaacgggccaaaacggacatggcagcaggtcaaaatcaaatacaagaacattctgcagaatg cagtgaaaaagaatacccacagacaaggcacgggtggtgggtcaccaaaggctgaccttaccccagcagaggacatggccttggagctaaataaaggcaggcccgtcttagaggggatccctggggggaaagagacgagcataggttcctcccaagatgccacccgcttcattcaag tgtctggcagcactgtgttcctgttagagccaccagcacaagcaccagatgatgctgatcca ggtgaaggccccagtgcagcagcaacagcacatgatggagacgatgatgaggaggagaccatctctctggattccagaaggcatgag gacccagatgctatacagtgggaaaaccagcctggcaacata agctcacaagctatcagaaagttgtatggcaaccacctccggcgccaaatagaactggcagacatagacattcagtacaagaagaaaaagatggaaaatcttgcactggagtccgaaataaaaaagaggacaattaggaaactggaccttgaaataaaaaaacttgagagggag ctccaagaagatgacacagctcaaaataaaaattag
- the LOC139532503 gene encoding putative nuclease HARBI1 isoform X1 has translation MKAQNCVFLSALTMACPFVRDVVDEEALVLRRAFRRERVFRDRLDPLAFPDDHLYERYRFSADGIRYLCRLLGPRIKHRTARSHALSVEQMVCVALRFFASGAFLYSVGDAEQLNKATICRTIRSVCLAIKALADVFISFPGHRRLCDIKEEFYRIAGFPNVIGAVDCTHIRIKAPSGAHEADFVNRKSFHSINVQMVCNADCVISNVVAKWPGSVHDSRIFRASEIYQCLSQGEFSGVLLGDRGYGCQPFLLTPFTDPQEAQQAYNHAHARTRARVEMTFGLLKARFHCLHKLRVSPVRACDITVACAVLHNVACLRKERAPRVPPAMDWDNPAIFPDDDSGRLLRDQYVLNYFS, from the exons atgaaggcccaaaattgtgtgttcctttctgctctgacaatggcatgcccattcgtgcgagatgtggtggatgaagaagcacttgtgctgaggagagccttcaggcgagaaagggtcttcagggaccggttggacccactggccttccctgatgaccatctatatgaaagatacaggttttctgcagatggcatcaggtatctatgcagactactgggtcccaggattaagcaccgcactgcacggagccatgcactgagtgtggagcaaatggtttgtgtggccttgcgcttttttgctagtggagccttcctgtactcagtgggggatgcagaacagctgaacaaggccacaatttgccgcacaataaggagtgtgtgtctggctatcaaagcattagcagatgtcttcatctccttccctggccacagaagactctgtgacatcaaagaggagttctataggattgcag gtttccccaatgtcattggtgcagtggactgcacacacataaggataaaagccccctcaggtgcccatgaggccgattttgtgaataggaaatcctttcacagcattaatgttcag atggtctgcaatgctgactgtgtgatcagcaatgttgtggcaaaatggcctggctcagtccatgactccagaatctttcgggcctctgaaatctatcagtgcctatcacaag gtgaattctctggtgtgttgctgggagacagggggtatggctgccagccttttctcctgacacctttcacagacccccaggaagcacagcaggcctacaaccatgcccatgccaggaccagggccagagttgaaatgacctttggcctcctgaaggcacgctttcactgccttcacaaattaagggtcagccctgttagggcatgtgatattactgtggcttgtgctgtcctccacaatgtggcctgcctgaggaaggagagggcccccagagtgccaccagccatggactgggacaatccggcaatcttccctgatgacgacagtggtcggctgctgagggaccaatatgtgttgaattattttagttag